The following coding sequences lie in one Prochlorococcus marinus XMU1412 genomic window:
- a CDS encoding cofactor assembly of complex C subunit B: MSYSLNSTLLLTILLAIGLFFFLRASSKDRTTIVEISSSQQPIQVLNVLCEWLNLRGWKQTGGDFEQRILIFKGQVVSSKFLAIFLGCLGGFGSCALGLVIIQIYPELGWWPILLGLIGGPLSGIVYFKKSAREEKFELRLINEKDNDSTFLRLRAHRDELISLENELGEKLQLKSDGSLFKTPI, translated from the coding sequence ATGTCATATTCCTTAAATTCAACATTATTGCTGACAATTCTTTTGGCCATAGGATTATTTTTTTTTCTTAGGGCTTCCAGTAAAGATAGAACAACCATCGTTGAGATTTCATCTTCTCAGCAGCCAATTCAGGTTTTAAATGTTTTATGTGAATGGCTTAATTTGAGGGGATGGAAGCAAACAGGAGGAGATTTTGAACAAAGAATTTTGATATTCAAGGGTCAAGTTGTTTCTAGTAAATTTTTAGCAATTTTTTTAGGTTGTCTTGGCGGTTTTGGTTCTTGTGCTTTGGGATTAGTAATTATTCAAATATATCCTGAATTGGGTTGGTGGCCTATTCTTTTGGGATTAATTGGTGGCCCTTTGTCTGGAATTGTTTATTTTAAAAAATCAGCAAGAGAGGAGAAATTTGAATTAAGGTTGATCAACGAAAAAGACAATGATTCAACTTTTTTGAGGCTTAGAGCTCATAGAGATGAATTAATCTCTTTAGAAAATGAACTCGGAGAAAAACTTCAATTGAAAAGTGACGGTTCTTTATTTAAAACGCCTATTTAA
- a CDS encoding lipid-A-disaccharide synthase-related protein has product MSYSLLFICNGHGEDVIASEIIKRLLKKIKNKNIEVLPLVGNGDVFNSIKSKNFRKIGYLKELPSGGFSNQSLKGFVLDFFAGFLIDNLRNFLLVKQKSKHNCKIIAVGDFLPLLYAWSSECEFSFIGTPKSDHTWSSGPGWDLSDFYHKLKGSEWDPWEMFLMKSSRCRNLIMRDKITANNLNKKNIDAKYLGNPMMDFVNATNKNISNIISFKRIILLVGSRYPEALKNLDNFLNCLQDFHLSKDLVILLPLSTNGNVIQIQSYLNKYGFIKQSKVKFLIDEDSVWKKKDQYVVIGKGKFNSWANMAEVGLSNAGTATEQIAGLGIPSLSLPGPGPQFTKSFAKRQSRLLGGSVLVCKNKKILLKRLSFLLKGKIDRLEQAKIGKKRMGESGASKKIVDAINLHLLS; this is encoded by the coding sequence GTGTCGTATTCTCTATTATTTATATGCAATGGTCATGGAGAAGATGTAATCGCATCGGAGATAATAAAAAGATTACTAAAAAAAATAAAAAATAAAAATATTGAAGTTTTGCCGTTAGTAGGAAATGGAGATGTATTTAATTCCATAAAATCAAAGAATTTTCGTAAAATAGGATATTTAAAAGAGCTGCCTAGTGGAGGTTTTAGTAATCAAAGTCTGAAGGGATTTGTGCTTGATTTTTTTGCAGGATTTTTAATCGATAATTTAAGAAATTTTCTACTCGTAAAACAGAAGTCAAAACATAACTGCAAAATTATCGCAGTGGGCGATTTCTTGCCATTACTCTATGCTTGGAGTTCAGAATGCGAATTTAGTTTCATTGGAACTCCCAAAAGTGATCATACTTGGAGTAGCGGACCAGGTTGGGATTTAAGTGATTTTTATCATAAGTTGAAAGGTTCTGAATGGGATCCATGGGAAATGTTTTTAATGAAATCTTCAAGATGTAGAAATTTAATTATGAGAGATAAAATTACAGCTAATAATTTGAATAAAAAAAATATTGATGCAAAATACTTGGGTAATCCAATGATGGATTTTGTTAATGCAACAAACAAAAATATATCAAATATTATTTCTTTTAAAAGGATTATTTTATTAGTTGGAAGTAGATACCCTGAAGCTCTTAAAAATCTTGATAATTTTCTAAATTGTTTGCAAGATTTTCATTTATCAAAGGATTTGGTAATACTTTTGCCTTTGAGCACTAATGGGAATGTGATTCAAATTCAAAGTTATTTAAATAAATATGGTTTTATAAAACAGAGTAAAGTTAAATTTCTAATTGATGAAGATTCAGTATGGAAAAAGAAAGATCAATATGTAGTGATTGGAAAAGGTAAATTCAATTCATGGGCCAATATGGCAGAAGTTGGCTTGTCCAATGCAGGAACTGCTACAGAGCAAATTGCTGGCCTTGGAATTCCATCTCTTTCTCTACCGGGACCGGGACCACAATTTACAAAATCATTTGCAAAAAGGCAATCAAGATTATTGGGAGGTAGTGTTTTAGTTTGCAAGAACAAAAAAATTCTTTTAAAACGTTTAAGTTTCCTTTTGAAAGGAAAAATTGATAGGTTAGAACAAGCAAAAATTGGAAAAAAAAGAATGGGGGAATCCGGAGCAAGTAAGAAAATTGTAGATGCCATAAACCTTCATTTGTTATCTTAG
- the purM gene encoding phosphoribosylformylglycinamidine cyclo-ligase — protein MDYKTSGVDIKAGREFVSEIKQAVEGTHTSNVIEGIGGFGGLFRIPIDRFKKPVLVSGTDGVGTKLELAQSKNFHFEVGIDLVAMCMNDIITCGAKPLFFLDYIATGKLDKKQLLRVVQGISHGCGENNCSLLGGETAEMPGFYSKNKYDLAGFCVGIVDEDKLINGKKVSENDLIIALKSNGVHSNGFSLVRKIIQNNNQIDKEFEKVSHLNFYDELLKPTKIYNNVINQILTENIEIKAMSHITGGGIPENLPRCMPSDFIPYINTSTWEIPILFKFLKEKGSIPKKDFWNTFNLGVGFCLIIDKQFKDAILSICKDYGIDSWEIGKIVRKNEKTISKFLPEILT, from the coding sequence ATGGATTACAAAACATCAGGTGTTGATATAAAAGCTGGCCGAGAATTTGTTTCCGAAATTAAACAGGCAGTTGAAGGGACTCATACATCTAATGTGATTGAGGGTATTGGTGGGTTCGGAGGTTTGTTTAGAATTCCTATCGATAGGTTTAAAAAACCAGTTCTTGTTTCAGGAACTGATGGTGTTGGAACAAAATTAGAATTAGCCCAAAGTAAAAACTTTCACTTTGAGGTTGGTATTGATTTAGTCGCTATGTGCATGAACGATATCATTACTTGTGGTGCAAAACCTTTATTTTTTCTGGATTATATTGCTACTGGTAAGCTTGATAAGAAACAATTGTTGAGGGTTGTTCAGGGAATTTCACATGGCTGCGGAGAAAATAACTGTTCATTACTCGGTGGAGAAACTGCTGAAATGCCTGGATTTTATTCGAAAAATAAGTATGACCTTGCAGGATTTTGTGTTGGAATAGTTGATGAGGATAAGCTTATTAATGGTAAAAAAGTCTCAGAAAATGACTTAATAATTGCTTTAAAAAGTAATGGAGTTCATAGTAATGGCTTTAGTTTAGTAAGAAAAATTATTCAAAACAATAATCAAATAGATAAAGAATTTGAAAAAGTTTCTCACTTAAATTTTTATGATGAGTTATTGAAACCTACAAAAATTTACAATAATGTGATTAACCAAATCTTAACTGAAAATATAGAAATTAAAGCAATGTCTCATATAACTGGAGGAGGAATTCCAGAAAATTTACCAAGATGTATGCCTTCTGATTTTATTCCTTATATCAATACCAGTACTTGGGAAATACCTATTTTATTTAAATTCCTTAAAGAGAAAGGATCTATTCCTAAAAAAGATTTTTGGAATACTTTCAATCTTGGAGTGGGATTTTGTTTAATTATTGATAAACAATTTAAGGACGCGATATTAAGTATCTGTAAAGATTATGGTATAGATAGTTGGGAAATTGGAAAGATAGTTCGAAAAAATGAAAAAACAATTAGTAAATTTTTGCCAGAAATTTTAACTTAA
- the rodA gene encoding rod shape-determining protein RodA encodes MFKRIFLLNNRGFLQKKDNFNRGFLFSPLLIIPLFLVIISSFLIKSIQGDFLVSNYLGHIVTGFLGYFLAFFISYIPLERIRKYVVPFYFFTLISLLLIYFFGISVSGAQRWLNLGIFSFQPSEVAKLSCVLTLALVLDKKIILTIRDLVLPLLVVIITWLLIFFQPDLGTSLVLIVLSGVMLYWAQMPIEWILILVLCIITSILYLTLPNLLIFWIPVIGYLAYRSTKRKIIFSALAISFHLLVAKFTPILWQYGLKEYQKDRLVLFLDPSRDPLGGGYHLIQSKIAIGSGGLFGTGLLQGKLTNLQFIPEQHTDFIFSALGEELGFVGCAIVLFLFFFLIKKLINTATIARTNFESLIVIGIASIFLFQIIINLFMTIGLGPVTGIPLPFMSYGRTSLVTNFISIGFVLSILKRSRSLRS; translated from the coding sequence ATGTTTAAGAGAATTTTTTTATTAAATAACAGAGGATTTTTACAAAAAAAAGACAACTTCAATAGAGGTTTTTTATTTTCTCCGCTACTTATTATTCCACTGTTTTTAGTTATTATTTCGAGTTTTTTGATAAAAAGTATTCAGGGTGATTTTTTAGTATCGAACTATTTAGGTCATATCGTAACTGGTTTTTTAGGTTATTTCTTAGCATTTTTTATTTCTTATATACCGTTAGAGAGAATTAGAAAGTATGTGGTTCCATTTTATTTTTTTACTTTAATATCCTTATTACTTATTTATTTTTTTGGGATTTCAGTTTCTGGAGCTCAAAGATGGCTAAACTTGGGCATCTTTTCTTTTCAGCCTTCAGAGGTAGCTAAACTTAGTTGTGTATTAACTCTTGCTTTAGTACTCGATAAAAAAATAATCCTAACAATAAGAGATTTAGTATTGCCCTTATTAGTAGTAATTATTACTTGGTTATTAATTTTCTTTCAACCTGATTTAGGTACATCTTTAGTTTTAATTGTTTTGTCAGGTGTGATGCTCTATTGGGCTCAAATGCCCATAGAGTGGATTTTGATATTAGTGCTTTGTATTATCACATCAATTTTATATCTAACCTTACCAAATCTTCTTATTTTCTGGATTCCAGTTATAGGATATCTTGCTTATAGATCTACAAAAAGGAAAATTATTTTTTCTGCTCTCGCTATTTCGTTCCATTTATTAGTCGCAAAATTTACACCAATTTTGTGGCAATATGGCTTAAAAGAATATCAAAAAGATAGATTAGTTTTATTTTTAGATCCAAGTAGAGATCCATTGGGTGGCGGATATCATTTGATACAGAGTAAAATTGCAATTGGTTCTGGAGGATTATTTGGGACTGGTTTGCTACAAGGTAAGCTGACTAATTTGCAATTTATACCTGAACAACATACTGATTTTATATTCAGTGCTCTAGGGGAAGAATTAGGTTTTGTGGGGTGCGCTATAGTTTTATTTTTGTTCTTTTTTTTGATTAAAAAACTTATTAATACTGCAACAATTGCTAGGACTAACTTTGAATCTCTAATTGTTATTGGAATAGCCTCAATTTTTTTATTTCAAATAATTATTAACTTATTTATGACTATTGGATTAGGACCAGTTACTGGGATTCCCCTTCCTTTTATGAGCTATGGTCGAACGTCATTGGTGACTAATTTTATATCTATTGGATTTGTTTTATCTATATTGAAACGTTCTAGATCACTAAGAAGTTGA
- a CDS encoding ribonuclease D: protein MTIENKNIDLLYSDLTVDLYNLYKKSSYLAIDTEAMGLIHGRDRLCLVQICNEFKKTSCVKIELNTSSSPNLKKLLEDDKITKIFHYARFDVAALKCNLEINTKNIFCTKIASKLARTYTNKHGLKDLINELLGIELDKSSQSSDWGSNEDLTKDQLDYAANDVRYLIEAMHKLKVILKRENRYELAQKCFETVSVHADLDILKFSNIFEH from the coding sequence ATGACTATTGAAAATAAAAATATTGATCTTCTTTATAGCGATTTAACAGTAGATTTATACAATCTTTATAAAAAGTCATCCTACCTAGCTATTGACACTGAAGCAATGGGTTTAATTCATGGAAGAGATAGACTCTGTTTAGTACAAATATGCAATGAATTTAAAAAAACATCCTGTGTAAAAATCGAACTTAATACATCTTCTTCACCTAATTTAAAAAAACTTCTTGAAGATGACAAAATTACTAAAATATTTCACTATGCGAGATTTGATGTAGCAGCTCTAAAATGCAATCTTGAAATTAATACAAAAAATATTTTTTGTACAAAAATTGCTAGTAAGTTGGCAAGAACTTATACAAATAAACACGGTTTAAAGGATTTAATTAATGAATTATTAGGTATAGAACTGGACAAAAGCTCACAAAGTAGTGATTGGGGTAGCAACGAAGATTTAACTAAAGATCAATTAGATTATGCAGCAAATGATGTTAGATATTTAATTGAAGCTATGCATAAATTAAAAGTTATCTTAAAAAGAGAGAATAGATATGAATTAGCTCAAAAATGTTTCGAAACAGTTTCTGTACATGCTGATTTAGACATACTAAAATTCTCAAATATATTTGAACATTAA
- the hemF gene encoding oxygen-dependent coproporphyrinogen oxidase produces the protein MLKEPPKNSREKTKNLLLTLQDKICSGLENVDGKAKFTEESWLRDEGGGGRSRVLKNGSIFEQAGVNFSEVQGKELPQSIISQRPEAKGHEWFATGTSMVLHPKNPYIPTVHLNYRYFEAGPVWWFGGGADLTPFYPYLSDVRNFHNEHKKACEKVDQDLHKVFKPWCDEYFFLKHRNESRGIGGIFYDYQDGSGNIYRGNNQNGDASKASQNIGRSNLNWDDLFSLAENCGQAFLPSYLPIIEKRASQTYSSKEREFQLYRRGRYVEFNLVWDRGTIFGLQTNGRTESILMSLPPLARWEYGYKATKNSREEFLTSIFTKPQDWLNDKELEKFCIENNIFD, from the coding sequence ATGTTGAAAGAACCTCCTAAAAACTCGAGAGAAAAAACTAAAAATCTCTTATTAACTCTACAAGACAAAATTTGTTCAGGACTTGAAAATGTAGATGGCAAAGCGAAATTTACAGAGGAATCCTGGCTAAGAGACGAAGGTGGCGGTGGAAGATCAAGAGTATTGAAAAATGGTTCTATTTTTGAGCAAGCTGGCGTTAATTTCTCGGAAGTACAAGGAAAAGAATTACCTCAATCTATAATCTCTCAAAGGCCCGAAGCAAAAGGTCATGAATGGTTTGCTACGGGAACTTCTATGGTTTTGCATCCTAAGAATCCCTATATTCCTACAGTTCATCTGAATTATCGATATTTCGAAGCTGGTCCTGTTTGGTGGTTTGGGGGAGGTGCAGATTTAACCCCTTTTTATCCTTATCTTTCTGATGTAAGGAATTTTCATAATGAACATAAAAAAGCTTGTGAGAAAGTTGATCAAGATTTGCATAAAGTTTTCAAACCATGGTGTGATGAATATTTCTTCTTGAAGCATAGAAATGAATCTAGAGGCATCGGAGGTATTTTTTATGATTATCAAGATGGTTCAGGAAATATTTATAGAGGAAATAATCAAAATGGAGACGCATCAAAAGCTTCACAAAATATTGGCAGATCTAATTTAAATTGGGATGATTTATTTTCTTTAGCGGAAAACTGTGGGCAGGCATTCCTCCCTTCATATTTGCCCATTATTGAAAAAAGAGCTTCTCAAACATATTCATCGAAAGAAAGAGAATTCCAGCTATATCGAAGAGGTAGATATGTCGAATTCAATTTAGTTTGGGATAGAGGGACAATCTTTGGACTACAAACAAATGGCAGAACTGAATCTATATTAATGTCCTTACCGCCTTTAGCTAGATGGGAATATGGATATAAAGCCACAAAGAATTCTCGAGAGGAATTTCTGACATCAATTTTTACAAAACCCCAAGATTGGTTAAATGATAAAGAGTTAGAGAAATTCTGTATAGAGAATAATATTTTTGATTAA
- a CDS encoding histidine phosphotransferase has product MPFANNQRITRRRSSAGPTPPKRPIGNNSESIGRQTQGPRPTFLTLRDHGKVFVADLPNLSDGQLAHISKEANEVLNSLEKRLSDLENEPNVSNPENDTLIKASTKRDVTLRFIKSIEEEQEHRKNNPALRDAASESLPRTFLEVARHRLPGATFDSLLREALEACAVDEGTEDNQVVDEPKETVKIMDIPSSNTNASLVVSIDPSDDSKNDSI; this is encoded by the coding sequence ATGCCCTTTGCAAATAATCAAAGAATTACACGTAGACGTAGTTCAGCTGGCCCTACACCTCCAAAAAGACCAATAGGTAATAATTCTGAATCAATTGGTAGACAGACTCAAGGCCCAAGGCCAACTTTCTTGACACTAAGGGATCATGGGAAAGTTTTTGTCGCTGATTTACCTAATTTGTCCGATGGTCAATTAGCGCATATTAGTAAAGAAGCTAATGAAGTTTTAAATAGTTTGGAAAAAAGACTTAGTGATCTCGAAAATGAACCTAATGTTAGTAATCCGGAAAACGATACGCTGATAAAAGCTTCTACCAAAAGAGATGTCACACTGAGGTTTATTAAATCAATAGAAGAAGAACAAGAACATAGAAAGAATAATCCTGCTTTGCGAGATGCTGCATCTGAATCGTTACCGAGAACTTTCCTTGAGGTTGCTAGACATAGATTGCCTGGAGCAACTTTTGATTCACTACTTAGAGAGGCTCTTGAAGCTTGTGCAGTTGATGAAGGTACTGAAGATAATCAAGTTGTTGATGAACCTAAAGAAACTGTAAAAATTATGGATATACCTTCTTCCAACACTAATGCTTCACTTGTTGTTAGTATCGACCCAAGTGATGATTCCAAGAATGACTCTATTTGA
- a CDS encoding bifunctional pantoate--beta-alanine ligase/(d)CMP kinase, whose protein sequence is MKKVIIRKTEEIENWRRNINSEINFIPTMGNLHNGHIKLISTAKNDNSNVNLVSIFINPLQFDNKLDLENYPKTIDNDIKISFSNGADAIFIPSNEDIYPPNNKNIKFLKAPKELSSSLCGLNRIGHFDGVCTVVYRLLNLIKPKNLYLGEKDWQQLLILKNLVLRKKLNVTIKSIPTQRDFDGIPLSSRNVHLSKNERKLIKFFSSELLEAKKKFQQDKKINLNQITKKLSAKKISIEYLEHLHPHTLQKARLEDNISLLAGAIRCGETRLIDHVFLMKRRPIIAIDGPAGSGKSTVTKLIAKKLKLLYLDTGAMYRALSWLMIKENIDYKKEEKLQNILKDISIVFKSNTNSHQDVYINNYCVTEEIRSQKISSIVSKISSIKEVRKFLVEEQRKIGKSGGLVAEGRDIGSTVFPHAELKIFLTASIDERAKRRKSDKNSKDSQEIDLHTLKELIKKRDFEDSNREISPLTKANDAIEIISDGYKINEVVDKIIDLYNDKIPKETEIK, encoded by the coding sequence GTGAAGAAAGTAATCATAAGGAAAACTGAAGAAATAGAAAATTGGAGGAGAAATATAAATAGTGAAATTAACTTCATTCCAACAATGGGTAATCTTCATAATGGACATATTAAACTAATATCAACAGCAAAAAATGACAATTCTAATGTTAATTTAGTAAGTATTTTTATTAATCCACTTCAATTTGATAACAAGTTAGATTTAGAGAATTACCCTAAAACAATTGATAATGATATAAAAATCTCCTTTTCAAATGGCGCAGATGCCATCTTTATCCCAAGTAATGAAGATATATATCCACCGAATAATAAAAATATTAAATTCCTAAAAGCTCCAAAAGAATTATCTTCTTCATTATGTGGATTAAATCGAATTGGACATTTTGATGGTGTTTGTACAGTAGTTTATAGATTACTTAATCTCATCAAGCCAAAAAATCTTTACTTAGGGGAAAAAGATTGGCAACAACTTTTAATTTTAAAAAATCTTGTTCTAAGAAAGAAATTAAATGTTACTATTAAATCCATTCCTACACAAAGAGATTTTGATGGAATTCCTTTAAGTTCACGTAATGTACATTTATCAAAAAATGAAAGAAAATTGATTAAGTTTTTTTCAAGTGAGTTATTAGAAGCAAAAAAAAAATTTCAACAAGATAAAAAGATTAATTTAAACCAAATAACTAAAAAGCTATCAGCAAAAAAAATTTCAATTGAATATTTAGAACATTTACACCCTCATACACTCCAAAAAGCAAGACTTGAGGATAATATTTCGTTACTTGCTGGTGCGATAAGATGTGGAGAGACAAGATTAATTGATCACGTTTTCCTAATGAAAAGAAGGCCTATTATTGCAATTGATGGTCCTGCAGGTTCAGGTAAAAGTACTGTAACAAAGTTAATAGCGAAAAAACTTAAACTTTTATATTTAGATACTGGCGCAATGTATAGGGCATTGAGTTGGCTTATGATAAAAGAAAATATTGATTATAAAAAAGAAGAAAAGTTACAAAATATTCTTAAAGATATATCTATTGTTTTCAAGTCGAATACAAATTCACATCAGGATGTTTATATTAATAATTACTGTGTTACTGAAGAAATTAGGTCACAAAAGATAAGCTCCATCGTTTCTAAAATTTCCTCAATAAAAGAAGTTAGAAAATTCTTAGTAGAAGAACAACGAAAAATTGGGAAATCAGGTGGACTTGTAGCTGAGGGAAGAGATATAGGAAGTACTGTTTTTCCACATGCAGAACTTAAAATATTTTTAACTGCTAGCATTGATGAAAGAGCAAAAAGAAGAAAATCTGATAAAAATAGTAAAGACTCACAAGAAATAGACCTTCATACATTAAAAGAACTTATAAAGAAAAGAGATTTTGAAGATTCCAATAGGGAAATTTCACCTCTAACAAAAGCGAATGACGCAATAGAAATTATTTCGGATGGATATAAAATTAATGAGGTAGTGGATAAAATTATTGATCTTTATAATGACAAGATTCCTAAAGAGACTGAGATCAAATAA
- a CDS encoding phycoerythrobilin:ferredoxin oxidoreductase, which yields MLIQDTIFYRPDWRWHNFLKYLTNNLSKYNCLEKTIPSEYSYKDSTYGSKKSKKNVNLSTWGVTHKKRIKFARAVCIDSPNYSVLNFLIIPNTIYNVPFFGVDFVSLPNSYLLVLDFQPSLKIQNQYNNELLEKLIKLKNQCHLSLPLAEKMSADVSRFFSPGVIWSKLPKEERSDFLIANQLYISFKEYLDLYLEILFESKEANIELQKELINGQNNYLNYRRDNDPARPMLSSLFGKEFTESLIKEVLFTT from the coding sequence ATGTTAATACAAGATACTATTTTTTACAGGCCAGATTGGAGATGGCACAATTTTTTAAAATATTTAACAAATAATTTAAGTAAATATAACTGTTTAGAAAAAACAATACCTTCGGAATATTCTTATAAAGATTCAACTTATGGTTCAAAAAAATCGAAAAAAAATGTGAATCTCTCTACTTGGGGTGTAACTCATAAAAAAAGAATTAAATTCGCAAGAGCAGTGTGTATAGATAGTCCAAATTATTCTGTTTTAAATTTTTTAATTATTCCTAATACTATTTATAACGTCCCATTTTTTGGAGTAGATTTTGTTTCTCTACCTAATAGTTATTTATTAGTATTAGATTTTCAGCCTTCATTAAAAATACAAAATCAATACAATAATGAGTTATTAGAAAAACTTATAAAACTTAAAAATCAATGTCATTTATCACTCCCATTAGCTGAAAAAATGTCTGCTGATGTATCTAGATTTTTTTCTCCAGGAGTAATCTGGTCAAAATTACCAAAAGAAGAAAGAAGTGATTTTTTAATTGCTAATCAGCTATATATCTCATTTAAGGAATATCTTGATTTGTATTTGGAAATTCTTTTCGAAAGCAAAGAAGCCAATATTGAACTGCAAAAAGAATTAATAAACGGTCAAAATAATTATTTGAATTATAGAAGAGATAACGATCCAGCAAGGCCAATGTTGTCGAGTTTGTTTGGTAAAGAATTTACTGAATCTTTAATTAAAGAAGTTTTATTTACTACTTAA
- a CDS encoding low molecular weight protein-tyrosine-phosphatase: protein MKKISVLFVCLGNICRSPAAEAIFISLLEKKRLTDGFIIDSAGTGSWHIGKKADSRMRIAAERRDINIKSRARQITSEDFEAFNYILAMDDSNFRNIQDLKNRTASTGFASIKKIQDFRSVFNEQEVPDPYFGGDEGFDFVLDILEDSVNGFLESIS from the coding sequence ATGAAAAAAATTTCTGTTCTTTTTGTATGTTTGGGAAATATTTGTAGGTCTCCTGCAGCAGAAGCTATTTTTATAAGTTTACTTGAAAAAAAAAGATTAACAGATGGCTTTATTATAGATTCTGCTGGAACTGGGAGTTGGCATATTGGAAAAAAAGCTGACTCTAGGATGAGAATTGCGGCAGAAAGAAGAGATATAAATATCAAAAGCAGGGCTCGTCAGATTACTAGCGAAGATTTTGAAGCGTTTAACTATATTCTTGCGATGGACGATTCAAATTTTAGAAATATTCAAGATCTTAAAAATAGAACAGCTTCAACTGGTTTTGCATCAATAAAAAAAATTCAAGATTTTAGATCAGTTTTTAATGAGCAAGAAGTTCCTGACCCATATTTTGGAGGTGATGAGGGCTTCGATTTTGTCCTTGATATTTTAGAAGACTCTGTAAACGGTTTTTTGGAGAGTATTTCTTGA
- a CDS encoding Mrp/NBP35 family ATP-binding protein, with amino-acid sequence MTTIEDANFALQKVLDAGSQKNVIELAWIKNVRVTIPRVIVTLSLPSFANSQRDRIVQEVRGILMDFEDIDDVQIEIDNNPSKTESQNQSNAPELQKIVGISHIIAVSSGKGGVGKSTIAVNLACSLAKLGLKTGLLDADIYGPNTPSMMGVAEQNPKVTEGSGSDQRLIPINKYGISMVSMGFLIEEGQPVIWRGPMLNSIIRQFLYQVEWNNLDFLVIDLPPGTGDAQISLSQSVPISGAIVVTTPQQVSLQDARRGLAMFKQLGVPLLGIVENMSVFIPPDMPGKKYEIFGKGGGQILANENDLPLLAQIPIEIPLVDDSNKGVPISISQPSKESSVVFGNLAQLIKNQFVKTY; translated from the coding sequence ATGACCACAATAGAAGATGCGAATTTTGCTTTACAAAAAGTTCTAGACGCTGGATCACAGAAAAATGTAATTGAATTAGCTTGGATTAAAAATGTAAGAGTAACTATACCGAGAGTAATCGTAACATTATCATTACCATCGTTTGCAAATTCTCAGAGAGATAGAATTGTTCAAGAGGTTAGAGGGATACTAATGGATTTTGAAGATATTGATGATGTTCAAATAGAGATAGATAATAATCCTTCCAAAACTGAATCTCAAAATCAAAGTAATGCTCCTGAGTTGCAGAAGATTGTTGGTATTAGTCATATCATAGCTGTTAGCAGTGGTAAAGGTGGAGTTGGGAAAAGTACTATTGCAGTTAATCTCGCTTGTTCTCTAGCTAAATTAGGCTTAAAAACTGGTTTGCTGGATGCGGATATATATGGACCTAATACTCCCTCAATGATGGGAGTTGCCGAACAGAATCCAAAGGTTACAGAAGGAAGTGGCAGTGATCAAAGGTTAATTCCAATAAATAAATATGGAATTTCAATGGTATCGATGGGTTTCCTCATAGAAGAAGGTCAGCCAGTTATATGGAGAGGACCAATGCTTAATAGTATTATCAGACAATTTTTGTACCAAGTTGAATGGAATAATCTTGATTTTTTGGTTATTGATTTGCCTCCAGGAACAGGAGACGCTCAAATATCACTTTCTCAATCTGTGCCTATTTCTGGAGCTATAGTTGTCACTACTCCTCAACAAGTATCTTTGCAAGATGCAAGGAGGGGATTAGCAATGTTTAAACAACTCGGAGTACCTTTATTGGGAATTGTAGAAAATATGTCTGTATTTATTCCGCCAGATATGCCAGGTAAAAAATATGAAATTTTTGGTAAAGGTGGTGGACAAATATTAGCTAATGAAAATGACTTACCATTATTAGCTCAAATTCCTATTGAAATCCCTCTCGTTGATGATAGTAATAAAGGTGTACCAATCTCAATAAGCCAGCCCAGTAAAGAAAGTTCTGTCGTATTTGGTAATTTAGCGCAATTAATTAAGAATCAATTTGTTAAAACTTATTGA